In a genomic window of Aeromicrobium panaciterrae:
- a CDS encoding MMPL family transporter, translated as MTAVCTLSSTSVTRMWTMKPSRQSGRRGVLRLPRLALKFPAFTVAAWIALSVGLVLIPPSLEEVVERGTTAFLPDGAPSVRGLEAMDSAFGTGKTQAYAFVVLVNDDGLNDSDEATYRRIVSGLNAHPKQIVEVQDYLDQSQLRTSLTSKDGRATYIPVGLKAPIGSPRSNEDVALLRSIVDKADPDPGTKVHITGDPATVADLTTAVDEASKTIHAVSIGLLVLILVLIYRRLVTVLIPLATIGVALVCTRGVLSILGESGLALSSYTSAFVMAIVLGAGTDYSVFLLSRFRDEYRDSGNVTTAIDTATTRIGSALVASAATVILGACTLIAANLGIFSTTGPGMAIAVAVSLAANLTLTPVLISWAGHRIGPAPAIHPESTWSRVGTLVATRPGRVLAGSVLFLAALAAFLPTMTLSFDTRAAQPSTTPSNVGNAALSKHFAPNETLPDYILVTSKRDMRNPKDLASINTLSNAVAKVPGVSSVRSITQPAGKPLREAQISHQLGTLAKELNEADRKLTKAQPGLDQLSDGATELDRGTKQLADGSAQAVSGADQFVTGLTELKAGLGTAADKTDTAASGAAQLADGANQLATGLQGAHDKAAQGVQGLRSIQQALAADPLCGIDPICNKARKGLKQIVDAQEDQLLGGLQDAATAAKRIGSGQSDLADGLRKLHEGLVRAEKGSGELADGQKVFRDKLAQLAAGSEQLADGTSAISPGITQLATETSQLTDGLDEAGTYLTDVRDEANTVDAGGFYLPVSALKDEDLALARKTFLSSDGRVARIQISGKTDPLSVDGVNRYAATHDAAKQAIRGTTLEDTDILATGAGGLGADLQEYLDHDTRYVVGLVLAIVLLILIITLRSLVAPIYLLASVILSCAAALGLTTLFWQHLIGQNIEFNVPVIAFVLLVAVGADYNILLMSRMREGGLNLSRRDVADAVTATGPVITSAGIIFASAFVALIGSSVHGLAQTGFAVAVGLLLDTFVVRTLVVPSCAALLGDRNWWPSKPPVDEPTPQTVDGSS; from the coding sequence ATGACCGCAGTTTGTACTCTAAGTTCAACATCTGTGACTAGGATGTGGACAATGAAGCCAAGCCGACAGAGCGGTCGCCGCGGCGTTCTGCGCCTCCCTCGCCTCGCCCTGAAGTTCCCGGCCTTCACAGTTGCTGCTTGGATCGCGCTCAGCGTGGGGCTGGTTTTGATCCCGCCCAGCTTGGAAGAGGTCGTCGAGCGGGGCACGACGGCATTCTTGCCAGATGGGGCACCTAGCGTTCGCGGCCTGGAAGCCATGGACTCGGCCTTTGGCACCGGAAAGACACAGGCATACGCGTTCGTAGTCCTAGTCAACGATGATGGCCTGAACGACTCTGATGAGGCGACGTACCGTCGCATCGTGAGTGGCTTGAATGCTCACCCGAAACAGATCGTCGAGGTTCAGGATTACCTAGATCAAAGCCAGCTACGGACCTCGCTGACGAGCAAGGACGGACGTGCCACCTATATACCAGTCGGGCTGAAGGCACCGATTGGGTCACCTCGGTCGAACGAGGATGTGGCGCTCCTGAGGAGCATTGTTGACAAGGCGGACCCTGATCCCGGCACGAAGGTTCACATCACCGGCGATCCAGCAACAGTGGCCGACCTGACCACTGCTGTCGATGAGGCGTCGAAGACGATCCACGCCGTCAGCATCGGACTGTTGGTACTCATCCTGGTGTTGATCTACCGGCGACTTGTCACTGTACTGATTCCGCTGGCCACCATCGGAGTGGCCTTGGTGTGCACGCGAGGCGTGCTTTCCATACTTGGGGAGTCCGGGCTCGCACTGTCGTCCTACACGTCGGCCTTCGTGATGGCGATTGTGCTCGGCGCCGGTACTGACTACTCCGTCTTCCTGCTGAGCAGATTCCGTGATGAGTACCGCGACAGCGGCAACGTGACAACCGCGATTGATACCGCAACGACTCGCATCGGCTCGGCTCTGGTGGCTTCAGCGGCCACGGTCATCTTGGGCGCTTGCACTTTGATCGCAGCCAACCTCGGCATCTTCTCCACCACCGGTCCAGGGATGGCAATCGCGGTCGCCGTGTCGTTGGCCGCCAACCTGACCCTGACCCCCGTACTCATCTCGTGGGCCGGACACCGCATCGGTCCTGCACCTGCGATCCACCCTGAATCCACCTGGAGCCGAGTCGGCACCTTGGTCGCAACACGACCCGGCAGAGTCCTCGCTGGAAGCGTCCTCTTCCTCGCCGCTCTGGCTGCGTTTCTTCCTACGATGACCTTGTCGTTCGATACCCGCGCAGCCCAGCCGTCCACCACTCCCAGCAACGTCGGCAATGCCGCTCTGTCTAAGCACTTCGCGCCGAACGAGACCCTGCCCGACTACATCTTGGTGACCTCCAAACGAGACATGCGCAATCCAAAAGACCTGGCCAGTATCAACACATTGAGCAATGCGGTTGCCAAAGTCCCCGGGGTCTCCTCAGTACGGAGCATCACCCAACCTGCGGGCAAGCCGCTGCGTGAAGCCCAGATCAGCCACCAGCTAGGAACGCTGGCGAAGGAGCTGAACGAGGCCGATCGCAAGCTCACGAAAGCGCAACCGGGGCTGGACCAATTGAGCGACGGGGCCACGGAGCTTGATCGCGGAACGAAACAACTCGCTGACGGAAGCGCCCAGGCTGTGAGCGGCGCCGACCAATTCGTCACTGGCCTGACCGAACTCAAGGCCGGCCTTGGAACCGCTGCCGACAAGACCGATACCGCCGCATCAGGCGCCGCACAGCTCGCCGACGGCGCAAATCAGCTCGCCACTGGCCTCCAGGGCGCTCACGACAAAGCGGCGCAAGGTGTTCAGGGACTTAGATCGATTCAGCAGGCACTCGCCGCCGATCCCCTGTGCGGCATCGACCCCATCTGCAACAAGGCTCGAAAGGGACTCAAGCAAATCGTCGACGCCCAAGAGGATCAGCTCCTCGGCGGCCTTCAAGACGCCGCGACCGCCGCCAAGCGCATTGGATCCGGCCAGAGCGACCTCGCCGACGGACTGCGCAAGTTGCATGAGGGCCTGGTCCGCGCAGAAAAGGGCAGCGGGGAGCTTGCAGACGGACAGAAAGTCTTCCGAGACAAACTCGCCCAGCTCGCCGCAGGAAGCGAGCAGCTCGCTGACGGCACTAGTGCAATCAGCCCAGGCATCACCCAACTTGCGACCGAGACATCCCAACTCACCGACGGACTTGATGAAGCAGGCACCTACCTGACCGATGTCCGAGACGAAGCCAACACGGTAGACGCGGGTGGCTTCTACCTCCCCGTTAGTGCACTCAAGGACGAGGACCTCGCCCTGGCACGCAAGACGTTCCTCAGCTCCGATGGTCGAGTGGCACGCATCCAGATCAGCGGCAAGACCGATCCTCTCAGTGTCGACGGTGTCAACAGGTACGCCGCCACTCACGACGCGGCCAAACAAGCCATCCGCGGCACGACATTGGAGGACACTGACATCCTCGCGACAGGCGCTGGGGGTCTAGGAGCGGACCTACAAGAATATCTTGATCACGACACCCGATACGTGGTCGGCCTGGTCCTCGCCATCGTGCTGCTGATCCTGATCATCACGCTCAGGTCACTCGTCGCGCCCATCTACCTCTTGGCCTCGGTCATCCTCTCGTGCGCCGCAGCCCTCGGCCTGACCACTCTCTTCTGGCAGCACCTCATCGGTCAAAACATCGAGTTCAACGTGCCAGTCATTGCGTTCGTGCTCCTCGTCGCGGTCGGTGCCGACTACAACATTCTGCTAATGAGTCGCATGCGCGAGGGCGGGCTGAACCTGAGCCGTCGAGACGTGGCCGATGCCGTTACCGCTACCGGACCCGTCATCACCTCGGCCGGGATAATTTTCGCGAGTGCATTTGTCGCCCTCATCGGCTCCTCGGTCCACGGCCTAGCCCAAACGGGTTTCGCGGTCGCAGTCGGTTTGCTTCTTGACACCTTCGTTGTCCGCACCCTTGTCGTCCCTTCTTGCGCCGCACTACTCGGGGACCGCAACTGGTGGCCCAGCAAACCACCGGTAGACGAGCCCACTCCTCAGACTGTGGACGGTAGTTCCTAA
- a CDS encoding PaaI family thioesterase yields MSGNGFDALFACWEQDQQAPQSDGDTLPSHHPQCLGCGVQNPHGHHLEARREGANAVVATHKFDARHVGAPGIAHGGAVATVLDDLYGFLLYAIGNLAVTRKLEVEYLRPVLLDVEYSLRAVSTKPDGRKIRMSATLEDVAGQVIARSVALFLIVEIEHFTSHGMPDTAS; encoded by the coding sequence ATGAGCGGAAATGGATTCGATGCCCTGTTTGCATGCTGGGAACAGGATCAACAAGCCCCGCAGTCTGATGGCGACACCCTGCCGTCGCACCATCCGCAGTGTCTGGGATGTGGCGTTCAGAATCCGCACGGTCACCATCTGGAGGCTCGCCGCGAAGGGGCTAACGCAGTCGTTGCGACGCACAAGTTCGATGCCCGCCACGTCGGTGCCCCAGGCATTGCTCACGGTGGGGCTGTGGCGACAGTGCTGGACGACCTCTATGGGTTCCTCCTGTACGCCATCGGAAACCTCGCGGTCACCCGCAAGCTTGAGGTCGAGTACCTCCGACCTGTGCTCCTGGATGTCGAGTACTCACTGCGAGCGGTCAGCACAAAGCCGGACGGTCGCAAGATCCGTATGTCGGCCACCCTCGAAGACGTCGCTGGACAAGTTATTGCTCGATCCGTCGCGCTTTTTCTCATCGTTGAGATTGAGCACTTCACTAGCCACGGAATGCCTGACACGGCTTCTTAG
- a CDS encoding DUF389 domain-containing protein, which translates to MLHLRITSPADLTDDVLSIMADDPAVSSLSILRGAAVRPKGDVVLVDVAREGANALIDQLRDIGLHESGSIHAEPVQAWLSEEGLIAERRTPGSSADAVVWVDVTNRAYEDSELNWTYLSFMVLATLIASIAIILDSQILVIGAMVLGPEFGAVAAVGVALVRRRYSLLALSARTLLIGFVVAILATTVAALIGRGLGWITVDDVTGPRPQTAFIYSPDRWSFIVAVIAAAAGVLSLISAKAGGLSGVFISVTTIPAAGNVALGLAFGVGHEIWGSTLQLLINITGMALAGWATLAIHQALWARFSKPRTGTTSS; encoded by the coding sequence ATGCTGCATTTGAGGATCACCTCGCCTGCGGATCTGACCGATGATGTTTTGTCGATCATGGCTGACGACCCGGCAGTCAGTAGCCTCTCGATCCTGAGGGGTGCTGCGGTGCGTCCCAAGGGTGATGTCGTCCTCGTCGATGTTGCTCGCGAAGGTGCCAACGCGTTGATCGACCAGCTCCGCGACATCGGCCTGCACGAGTCGGGAAGCATCCACGCTGAGCCGGTCCAAGCGTGGCTGTCCGAGGAGGGTCTGATCGCAGAGCGGCGAACGCCGGGGAGCAGCGCGGACGCTGTGGTCTGGGTTGATGTCACCAACCGTGCGTACGAGGACTCTGAGCTGAACTGGACCTATCTCAGCTTCATGGTCTTGGCGACGCTGATCGCCAGCATCGCCATCATCCTCGATTCTCAAATCTTGGTGATCGGGGCCATGGTCCTCGGACCAGAGTTCGGCGCGGTGGCCGCTGTTGGTGTGGCCCTGGTTCGTCGGCGCTACTCCCTGTTGGCGTTGTCCGCCCGAACTCTGCTCATTGGATTCGTTGTCGCGATCTTGGCGACCACAGTCGCGGCGCTGATCGGACGCGGACTGGGCTGGATCACGGTGGACGACGTGACTGGTCCCCGACCACAGACCGCATTCATCTACTCGCCCGACAGGTGGTCGTTCATCGTTGCGGTCATCGCCGCCGCAGCTGGGGTCCTGTCGCTGATCTCCGCGAAAGCGGGAGGTCTGTCCGGGGTCTTCATATCGGTGACGACCATCCCGGCAGCCGGCAATGTGGCGCTAGGTCTCGCGTTCGGGGTGGGCCACGAGATCTGGGGAAGCACCTTGCAGCTGTTGATCAACATCACCGGTATGGCCCTCGCTGGCTGGGCGACGCTGGCAATCCATCAAGCGCTGTGGGCTCGGTTCTCCAAGCCGCGCACCGGTACAACGAGTAGTTGA
- a CDS encoding helix-turn-helix domain-containing protein encodes MSTSAGDPANVPPDALVLELRRTAAELLRDVSSYADDMFAYLLERIPEAGADDEIRGLTLGSCSSNLEAALSMIRHGIDVSAATAPVTALEHARAMAARGYSVDVMLRFYRLGHAYFSERMLSKVTDVVEDPTLALGVVASLQRYAFPYADRISSEVAAEYGAELDRIQNRARAARTDAVRGLIAGDKIDLGRAERALSHRLTGWQTAFICWTERDDADLGGIGAVAGAHFGSVHPLLVADGAQALWGWVSTTHAPDVTPGGLTALADQIPSSVRISLGTPAEGPGGFRDSHAQAQRARRIVHLSGRAVPLTPYAEIALVDMMSGDLELARAFVSSELGALAVVGRREEEDRRTLLAVLDAQGGLAAAAKALGVHRNTVLQRMHRAEELRGRPATTRVAELHAALQLVHVLGPVILAPEPGKT; translated from the coding sequence ATGAGCACGAGTGCCGGCGATCCGGCGAATGTTCCTCCCGACGCGCTGGTGCTCGAGTTGCGTCGCACGGCCGCTGAACTGCTGCGGGATGTGTCGTCGTACGCGGACGACATGTTTGCGTACCTCCTCGAGCGCATCCCGGAAGCTGGCGCCGATGACGAGATCCGCGGACTGACTCTCGGATCGTGCTCGTCGAACCTAGAAGCGGCGCTTTCGATGATTCGACACGGAATAGACGTGAGCGCGGCGACTGCACCTGTCACGGCCTTGGAGCATGCGCGCGCCATGGCGGCTCGCGGCTACAGCGTCGACGTGATGCTGCGCTTCTATCGCCTGGGCCACGCCTACTTCAGTGAGCGCATGCTCTCCAAGGTCACGGACGTGGTCGAAGACCCAACGCTCGCACTCGGGGTGGTGGCCAGCCTTCAGCGGTACGCGTTCCCTTACGCCGACCGCATCTCCAGCGAGGTTGCCGCCGAGTATGGTGCCGAACTCGATCGCATACAAAACCGAGCCCGAGCGGCCCGGACCGATGCCGTCCGTGGTCTGATAGCCGGCGACAAGATCGACCTCGGGCGAGCCGAAAGAGCGTTGTCACACCGGCTCACAGGATGGCAGACCGCCTTCATTTGCTGGACCGAGCGCGATGATGCTGATCTCGGAGGCATCGGAGCGGTGGCGGGTGCGCACTTCGGTTCCGTTCATCCTCTGCTCGTCGCGGACGGAGCTCAGGCGCTGTGGGGGTGGGTTTCCACCACTCACGCACCCGACGTGACACCTGGGGGCCTCACGGCACTGGCCGACCAGATCCCGTCGTCGGTCCGGATCTCCCTCGGTACGCCAGCAGAGGGCCCCGGCGGCTTCCGCGACTCCCATGCCCAGGCTCAGCGCGCCCGGCGGATAGTTCACCTTTCAGGTCGGGCGGTGCCGCTGACTCCATACGCTGAGATCGCTCTCGTCGACATGATGAGCGGCGACCTGGAGCTTGCCCGCGCATTCGTCTCTTCTGAGCTTGGTGCCCTTGCTGTCGTGGGACGTCGAGAGGAAGAGGATCGGCGGACTCTGTTGGCAGTCCTCGACGCACAGGGAGGACTGGCAGCCGCAGCGAAGGCACTCGGTGTGCATCGCAACACCGTGCTTCAGCGTATGCACCGGGCAGAGGAACTCAGAGGGCGTCCTGCCACGACACGAGTTGCCGAGCTGCACGCCGCACTGCAGCTCGTCCATGTGCTCGGACCAGTGATACTTGCCCCGGAGCCTGGCAAAACCTAA
- a CDS encoding TetR/AcrR family transcriptional regulator, which translates to MRALPVQLATKLYGAAELMADQGLDNTKIDDIAEASGVPKATLYYYFAGKEEILAFLLKDLLTAIAGDVAVAVAADGQASERLVGVVRAQLDVMVRHPALCRALVGDLGRATRLPELAAALSAAFYEPVEELLREGAKDGSLRATEDPMSEAVMIFGTVTVVGLMEAIFGPQNDPENIARGVSRLLLDGLAPRNPGKASS; encoded by the coding sequence ATGAGGGCACTGCCAGTTCAGCTCGCCACCAAGCTGTACGGAGCGGCCGAGTTGATGGCCGATCAAGGGCTGGACAACACCAAGATCGACGACATTGCCGAAGCGAGTGGCGTGCCGAAGGCGACCTTGTATTACTACTTCGCAGGCAAGGAGGAGATACTTGCGTTCTTGCTCAAAGACCTCCTTACCGCGATTGCCGGGGATGTGGCTGTGGCGGTGGCCGCGGATGGGCAAGCCAGCGAGCGCTTGGTCGGCGTGGTTCGCGCGCAATTGGATGTGATGGTTCGCCACCCCGCATTGTGCCGAGCTTTGGTCGGCGACCTCGGCCGAGCGACGCGACTACCGGAGCTTGCGGCGGCGCTTAGTGCAGCCTTCTACGAGCCCGTGGAGGAATTGTTGCGAGAAGGTGCAAAGGATGGCTCCCTACGAGCCACTGAGGACCCCATGTCGGAAGCCGTCATGATCTTCGGGACCGTGACGGTAGTTGGCCTAATGGAAGCCATATTCGGCCCACAGAACGATCCGGAAAACATCGCTCGCGGAGTTTCACGTCTTCTGCTCGACGGCCTCGCTCCTCGGAACCCAGGAAAAGCGTCCTCATGA
- a CDS encoding response regulator transcription factor: protein MTFVLAVDDDPAILRTLSINLRARGYDVETAGDGRSALQIVDERMPDVVILDLGLPDLDGVTVLKRLRAYGQVPVVVLSARHESDDKVEALDEGADDYITKPFDIEELLARVRAAIRRSGGDGSPLVVEVGDVLLDITERKASRGGADVRLTPTEWHIVEVLARSGGRLVRQADLLHEVWGPGYDRETNYLRVYMAQLRRKLEQDPSRPTIFLTDPGIGYRLVSDRQSD, encoded by the coding sequence ATGACCTTTGTGCTCGCTGTCGATGATGATCCCGCCATCCTGCGCACTCTCTCGATCAACTTGCGCGCTCGTGGCTATGACGTCGAGACGGCGGGAGATGGCCGCTCTGCTTTGCAGATCGTCGACGAGCGGATGCCGGACGTGGTGATCCTCGACCTCGGTCTCCCTGATCTGGACGGCGTCACGGTGCTGAAGCGCCTGAGGGCCTACGGGCAGGTACCGGTCGTAGTTCTGTCAGCGCGGCACGAATCCGATGACAAGGTCGAGGCTCTCGACGAGGGTGCCGACGACTACATCACCAAGCCGTTCGACATCGAGGAACTACTTGCACGCGTACGGGCGGCAATTCGGCGCAGCGGAGGTGACGGATCACCCCTGGTCGTCGAAGTCGGAGACGTCTTGCTCGACATCACCGAGCGCAAGGCATCGCGCGGCGGAGCGGACGTGCGCCTCACGCCGACTGAATGGCACATCGTCGAGGTGCTGGCGCGCAGTGGCGGACGCCTCGTACGTCAGGCTGACCTGCTGCATGAGGTGTGGGGGCCGGGCTACGACCGGGAGACCAACTACCTGCGCGTCTACATGGCTCAGCTGCGGCGAAAGCTTGAACAGGATCCATCGCGCCCGACGATCTTCCTGACGGATCCCGGAATTGGTTACCGGCTCGTGTCCGATCGTCAGTCAGACTGA
- a CDS encoding fatty acid desaturase, with protein sequence MSATAEQATASRHALPDPGEGVPVISWPIVGIFCGAVAVFAFSTWAAVADRLPAPATVSLSAGAIFVLFTVLHDAAHYSISTHRWVNVAFGRVAMLFVSPLISFKSFAFIHIEHHRNTNDDENDPDHFVSGAPMWQLPVRFPLMDVPYLAFLIRNVKRRPRAEVLETVFLMVATITVIVICAFTGQLWTLALIYLIPERIAMFVLAWWFDWLPHHDLEDTQQENRYRATRNRVGSEWVLTPLLLSQNYHLVHHLHPSIPFYRYVATWRRNEEAYLERDAAIGTVFGQQLDADEYREWKRLNGTLARLLPVRMPKRSSAGAAVFHSLRVAGVDRLTNDSALVRFDVPDDLLDQFSFEPGQHVTVRTNLGGEGVRRNYSICSASTSDALEIAVKHIPGGAFSTFVMEQLRAGDTLELMTPTGSFGTPLNPLATKNYVAIAAGSGITPVLSILQTTLEVETESRFTLIYGNRDADSTMFREELDDLESRYADRLWVIHVRSRDPRHPEHLRGRVDRPKLDQWLSSELAEDSVDDWFLCGPVEMVTDLRGHLIETGAEPDSIHVELFHGFQKPKAADGFAPSTVGVNLRGRRHEVPLAAGDTVLESALKAGLDAPYACLGGACGTCKAKVLLGSVSMDQNFALSTAVVEAGYVLTCQAHPTTDEVNVDYDG encoded by the coding sequence ATGTCAGCAACCGCAGAGCAAGCCACAGCCTCGCGCCACGCACTCCCTGACCCGGGTGAAGGTGTCCCAGTGATCTCGTGGCCTATTGTCGGCATCTTCTGCGGTGCCGTTGCGGTGTTCGCGTTCTCCACATGGGCGGCGGTGGCCGACAGGCTTCCCGCCCCGGCGACGGTCTCGCTCAGCGCGGGTGCGATCTTCGTGCTGTTCACGGTGCTGCACGATGCCGCGCACTACTCAATCAGCACTCACCGCTGGGTCAATGTGGCGTTCGGCCGGGTCGCGATGCTGTTCGTCTCGCCACTGATCTCGTTCAAGTCGTTCGCCTTCATTCACATTGAGCACCACCGCAACACCAACGACGACGAGAACGACCCTGACCATTTCGTCAGCGGCGCGCCAATGTGGCAGCTTCCCGTCCGGTTCCCCCTGATGGACGTGCCGTACCTGGCCTTTCTGATTCGCAATGTAAAGCGCCGGCCCAGGGCCGAGGTCTTGGAGACCGTGTTCCTGATGGTTGCGACCATCACAGTGATTGTCATTTGCGCATTCACCGGTCAGCTGTGGACCCTGGCACTGATCTATCTGATCCCCGAACGAATCGCCATGTTCGTACTGGCGTGGTGGTTCGACTGGTTGCCACACCACGACCTTGAGGACACTCAACAAGAGAACCGCTACCGGGCCACCCGCAACCGAGTCGGCTCGGAGTGGGTCCTCACACCGCTGCTTCTCTCGCAGAACTATCACCTCGTCCATCACCTGCACCCCTCGATCCCCTTCTACCGCTACGTCGCGACGTGGCGGCGAAACGAGGAGGCATACCTCGAGCGGGACGCTGCGATCGGAACCGTCTTCGGCCAGCAGCTCGACGCAGACGAGTACCGGGAGTGGAAGCGTCTGAATGGCACGCTCGCCCGTCTTCTGCCCGTACGTATGCCGAAGCGCTCGTCCGCCGGCGCCGCGGTGTTCCACTCACTCAGGGTCGCTGGCGTCGACCGTTTGACCAACGACAGTGCACTGGTCCGCTTCGACGTTCCTGACGACCTACTCGATCAGTTCTCCTTCGAGCCCGGTCAGCACGTCACCGTCCGTACGAACCTCGGAGGCGAAGGCGTACGGCGCAACTATTCGATCTGCTCCGCCTCGACCTCGGACGCGCTGGAGATCGCGGTCAAGCACATTCCCGGGGGCGCCTTCTCTACTTTCGTCATGGAACAGCTACGAGCCGGCGACACACTCGAACTGATGACACCGACCGGCTCGTTCGGCACTCCGCTTAACCCGCTTGCGACCAAGAACTATGTGGCGATCGCCGCCGGTAGCGGTATCACCCCTGTCCTCTCGATCCTGCAAACGACGCTCGAAGTCGAAACCGAAAGTCGCTTCACCCTGATTTACGGCAACCGAGACGCGGACAGCACGATGTTTCGGGAGGAGTTGGATGATCTCGAGTCGCGTTACGCCGACCGACTATGGGTCATTCACGTGCGTTCTCGCGACCCGCGACACCCAGAGCACCTCCGTGGTCGCGTCGATCGGCCGAAGCTCGATCAATGGCTCAGCTCCGAGCTGGCTGAGGACTCGGTGGACGACTGGTTCCTGTGTGGGCCGGTCGAGATGGTGACCGATCTGCGCGGACATCTCATCGAAACCGGAGCCGAGCCGGACAGCATCCACGTAGAGCTCTTTCACGGCTTCCAGAAACCGAAGGCTGCCGATGGCTTCGCCCCATCAACTGTCGGGGTGAACCTGCGCGGCCGTCGGCACGAGGTCCCGCTCGCTGCGGGCGACACGGTTCTTGAATCAGCGCTCAAGGCGGGGTTGGACGCGCCCTACGCCTGCCTCGGCGGAGCATGTGGAACCTGCAAGGCGAAGGTTCTGCTGGGGTCGGTGTCGATGGATCAGAATTTCGCACTCTCGACCGCCGTCGTTGAGGCTGGCTACGTGCTCACCTGCCAGGCTCACCCCACCACCGACGAGGTCAACGTTGACTACGACGGGTGA